Part of the Vibrio sp. SCSIO 43137 genome, TTAACCCTGTTGCTGATGCTCCTGTTGTAACAACTGGCGCTTCAGATACAACAATAACCGCAGGCAACCACGGTGATATTGGTAATGTTGTTGCCAATGATGTTATGTATGACACAGGTAAAGATGCAACAACCTATTACGGCTACAAGGGCAATGATACCGTTGTCTTTAAAGGCGACTTTAAAGACGCAGATATTGAACTTCATAAACAAGGCAACCACTATTCTGTTGATACCAAAGAAGGTGGCCACGATTATGTATCTACTGATATAGAGCGTCTTCAGTTTGATGATGGTGTTTATGTCCGCAATGGTGCAGGTGAGTGGGTTAAAGAAGTCACTACTGGTGATGAAGATAGCGCGATTAGCCTGAATATCACAGCCGGTCTGACAGACACTGATAACAGTGAATCAATATCTTCCATTGTGATTAAAGGTGTTCCACAAGGCGCCCTGCTAAGTGCAGGTACTGATAATAAAGACGGTACATGGACTTTAACGTCAGACGACTTGAAAGATCTGACTATTACTCCACCACATGATTCAGATAAAGATTTTGATCTGACTGTAGAAGTTACTACTCAGGAAACTGATGGCGGTGATACGGCTGTTGTATCAAAAACACTGAGTATTGAAGTTTCACCTGTAGCAGATCCTGTTAACTTTGAGATTGTTCCAAACGAAGGCTGGTCTCAGACCATTGACTTTGACAATATTAAGTTCAGTGGTGGCTGGACTTCCCGCGGGAATGCAAATGCTGCTAACACAGGTCAAACAGATGTTACTTGGGGTACAAACAACTCAGATAACGAGTTTGAAGTCGGACTTGAGAAAACATATAAAGGTGGCAGCTCTACCAATACAGTAATGGAGCTTGAAGGCGGAGCAAATGACAAAACCTTTACTGCCGATTTTAAAGCAGAGCCAAATGAAGTTATCGAAGTTAAATTTGATATCTCAGCACGCTCTTTACCTTCGAACAATGATACTCAGTCCGATGCCAACCTAAAACTTGTTTACATCGACAAGGACGGTGTACAGCAAGAAAAACTGCTTTATGTATTTGATCCGTCTGATACTAGTTGGTCTACCAAAAACGTTGTCTTTGCTATTCCTGAAGATGCGAAAGATGGTAGCTATAAGTTGGTGTTTGAAAGTGCTGACCTTGATACCTCTAGCACAGTAGGTGCGCTAATCGATGATGTAACCGTTTCTTCTCTGGCGAATACCGGCTATGAAGGTACTCCGATCAAAGTCAATGAAATTAAGGCATCTTTACAAGATACCGACACTTCAGAAGACTTAGTTGTTAAGTTAACAGGACTTCCTAAAGGCGCTGTAATATCCGATGGAACTAAGTCGGTTACTGCCGATGGTACAAATCCAGCTGATATTTCAGAACTCGATTTGTCAAAGCTGACCATCAATGTTGCTGATTCAGGTAATTATACCGTTGGTGTTATAGCTCATTCAGTTGAGTCTGATAATACAAAAGGTCCTGAGTCTACTGGGTCGTTTAAACTTGACGTGCTTGATGCTAATGATGCGCCAGAGTTTGCTTCTGACGCTATGCAGTTCTCATATAACGAGAATACTGCAGCTGGTGTCGAGCTTGCGAAGGTAGAGGCAACTGATAAAGATGATCTGAATGACGTTACTTATACCATTACCGGTGGTAACTCGAACAAATGGTTCCAGATTGATTCGAAGACAGGCGCAATTTCATTGACTGTAGCCGGCGCGAATGCTGCAGCAAATGATTTTGAGGATGCACAAGGCATTGATTCTCATTCGCTAATTATCACTGCTACAGATAGTAAAGGTGGTGTTGCTCAACAGAAAGTGACACTGAATGAGAGCAATGTAGATGAATCTGGTTCGTTTAATGCGCAGACAGTGACGTACGCAGAAAATCAGGTTGAAAATGCGGTCGTTGGCAGCGTTTCAGGCAGCGATTTGGATGGCGTGAGCAACTACCAGTTCAAGGGCGCCAATGGCAGCTTGAGCAACACCAGCCCGGATGGGTTCTACACCATCGATGCGAACGGTGATATCCGCATCACGGCAGCGGGCGTGTCAGCGGACGTGAATGACTTCGAGAAAGGCGGTAATAGCGGTGATTATCAAGTGGTGATGACCGACGGTTATGGCTCGAAAGTTGAAGCGACGGTGACACTGAAAGAGAGCAATGTGGATGAATCTGGTTCGTTTAATGCGCAGACAGTGACGTACGCAGAAAATCAGGTTGAAAATGCGGTCGTTGGCAGCGTTTCAGGCAGCGATTTGGATGGCGTGAGCAACTACCAGTTCAAGGGCGCCAATGGCAGCTTGAGCAACACCAGCGCGGATGGGTTCTACACCATCGATGCGAACGGTGATATCCGCATCACGGCAGCGGGCGTGTCAGCGGACGTGAATGACTTCGAAAAAGGCGGTAATAGCGGTGATTATCAAGTGGTGATGACCGACGGTTATGGCTCGAAAGTTGAAGCGACGGTGACACTGAAAGAGAGCAATGTGGATGAATCTGGTTCGTTTAATGCGCAGACAGTGACGTACGCAGAAAATCAGGTTGAAAATGCGGTCGTTGGCAGCGTTTCAGGCAACGATTTAGATGGCGTGAGCAACTACCAGTTCAAAGGCGCCAATGGCAGCTTGAGCAACACCAGCCCGGATGGGTTCTACACCATCGATGCGAACGGTGATATCCGCATCACGGCAGCGGGCGTGTCAGCGGACGTGAATGACTTCGAAAAAGGCGGTAATAGCGGTGACTATCAAGTGGTGATGACCGACGGTTATGGCTCGAAAGTTGAAGCGACGGTGACACTGAAAGAGAGCAATGTGGATGAATCTGGTTCGTTTAATGCGCAGACAGTGACGTACGCAGAAAATCAGGTTGAAAATGCGGTCGTTGGCAGCGTTTCAGGCAACGATTTAGATGGCGTGAGCAACTACCAGTTCAAAGGCGCCAATGGCAGCTTGAGCAACACCAGCCCGGATGGGTTCTACACCATCGATGCGAACGGTGATATCCGCATCACGGCAGCGGGCGTGTCAGCGGACGTGAATGACTTCGAGAAAGGCGGTAATAGCGGTGATTATCAAGTGGTGATGACCGACGGTTATGGCTCGAAAGTTGAAGCGACGGTGACACTGAAAGAGAGCAATGTGGATGAATCTGGTTCGTTTAATGCGCAGACAGTGACGTACGCAGAAAATCAGGTTGAAAATGCGGTCGTTGGCAGCGTTTCAGGCAACGATTTAGATGGCGTGAGCAACTACCAGTTCAAAGGCGCCAATGGCAGCTTGAGCAACACCAGCCCGGATGGGTTCTACACCATCGATGCGAACGGTGATATCCGCATCACGGCAGCGGGCGTGTCAGCGGACGTAAATGACTTCGAGAAAGGCGGTAATAGCGGTGATTATCAAGTGGTGATGACCGACGGTTATGGCTCGAAAGTTGAAGCGACGGTGACACTGAAAGAGAGCAATGTAAACGAAAAGCCAACTATTGATCTAAATGGCTCTGAAACTAAAGTTACTTTCTTGGATGAAAATGGTGCATTTGTTAGTGCTGTTGGTTACTACACCTTGGACAAAGATGGAAATCCAACTGATCCAGTACTTTTATCTGAAGGGTTGAACAGAGATGTTACAGCTAAAGGAACAGTGCTGGCAGAGGGGATAGACGTTCCAATAGAAGAACTGCATTTCTTTATAATTGCCGATGCAGACCACAGCGTAACGGGTAATCTATCATTCTCTGGAACAACCTTGGTAGATAATAATGGTGTTGCTATCAGTAAGCCAGTTTATTTTGATCAACCAGAATTAAACTCAGATAAAAAAGATCATTTTAAGATTGTAAAATCTAATGGCGGTTCAACTTTAGAAGTAAATATTGAAGATCTCCCTAACTTAGGTGATGCAGATTTTGCTGATGTATTACTTCGTATTGAAAGCGAACCAGCTTCGGCGATTGATTATACTAATCATTTTAAAGAAGGTAACAGTGATGGTGTCTCCATTGTTGACACCGATGTGTCTATTAAAGATGTTGATGGTGACGCTCTACAGTCAGTACAGGTGAAACTTGATAACCCACAAAATGGTGATAAGTTCACGATTGTTGTTGACGATGACTTCCCAGCAGGCGTTGTTATCAAGTTAGGCACAGGTGAAGATGCTCCTATTGCGGTTAGTAATACAATTGATGCGAATCAAACGATTGTAATTACCAATGTTGATGGGGGGGAGTTGCTGTCTCATGAGGTTTATGAACAAGCGCTGAAAGCTATTCGTTTCCAGTCTGACAGCCAGAATCCAGATGAATCTCCGCGTAGTATAGATATTACTGTTATTGATGAACATGGAGGTAAGGCCACTGCTACTTCTACTATCACGGTAGAGGCAGTAAATGATGCGCCTGAAACTCAAAGTTCACCTTTAAATGTCAATGAAGAGGCTTTAGATACTCCGCTTAATATTTCTGCACCGACAGATGCTGAAAACGATAACTTGACCATTACAGTCACTAATTTACCTAGCATGGGTACAATCAAGCTTAATGGTGAACCAGTCGCTGTTAATCAAGTACTTTCAAAAGCTGAACTGACTCAGCTTGTCTATGATGCGCCTGATGAAGTTGCAACTAATTCATCGGCTGGTGCGTTCAGTTACAGTGTTTATGATGGCGATAAAACAGTCTTTGATAGTGTTGACGTAACTGTGAATGCAGTAAACGACAATCCAACTAACTCTGACTTTGATGTCAAATTAAACAGTGGTAACTCTGCACAATTCTCATTTGATAAAGGTCAGAGTGATCAGAATAATATTTCAGACGTAGAAGATGATAATTCAGGCGCAATGACCTCTGTTGTTATTGAAAGCGTAGGAAAATATGGCTCACTCTATCACGTGGTGGATGGCAAGACAGTTGAGTTGGTTGAGGACGATGTGGTAACTGGTATTAAGGATGTTCAATTTGTTCTTAATTCTAGTTTAGATGAGATAAATGAAGATCTGAGCTTTAACTCGCTTAGCGACTTTAGCTCTCTTGAAAATGGTGAGACAGATAGTGGGGTGGTAATTACCGCTGGTACTTCTACAAGTGCAGTGCCATTTGGAGAGTTAGAGTCTAAAGAGTTAGTGTTGGATAATGGCAAAACTGGTCTTGGTGTTAAGGGAGGAAAGAGCACTGAGATTGATGTTCTTGATAAAGAAGTTATAAGTATTGACTACTCAAATGCTGATGCAGCAGTTAAAAGTGCAGAGCTTACCTTTGGAAGTGTCGCTGCTCATTATAGTCAAGACTATATCAGCTCAAATGGAACTTGGTGGACATCATCCGATGATGTCAGGACAGATGCGCAAATTAATGTACTAGTTAGTCAGAGCGACGGTAGCAGTAAACTATATACATTTAGTGATACCAATGAAAATGGAAATGATATAGCCACCGTTATCCACTATGACTCTAATGGCATCCAGACTGCTATTACTACTGAAAATGTTGGTGATGTGTACGATGGAGGCAAGCAGTTTAAAGCGAATATTACTGCTGATGACGGTTTAACTATAGATGAGTTCCGTATCTTTACTACTCAACATATTAATAACGGTGCTGATATTAATTCTGACCCTACGATCAACTCCAACATAACGTTTGACAGTATTAAAGTTACTAATGCTGAAGTTGTAGATGAAGTTCAATATCGGGCAGTTGATTCAAACGGTTTGGAAAGTGTTGAAGTAGCAACTGTTAAGGTTTCTGGGCAAACAAATCCTGTATCTGGTGGTGATTCAACTGATTCTGACAGTGATGCGAGTAATCATGTTGATACCATTACGGTTAATGGTAAGGGGCTGCATGTACACCATTCAGCAACAGCCAACGAAAATGGACATGTCTTTTTAGCTGATGATCCAAACTATGGTGTTGATAAAGCTAAAGGTAACAAGTTCGAAGATGGTGATAACCATATTGATGTTGGTGCCGGCGGTGACTATGTTGAATCTGGGACCGGTAATGACACTATCTATCTTGGTGAAAGCTCAGGTGGAACCTCTGTCGATCATGGCAAAGCAGAAACATATTTGGCTGATTTTGCTCAGAATGGCTCAATTTCAAATAGCGGCTTAAAAGGTCATTCTGATGCAGTTGACTATGCTGATGCAGGCTCGGGCAATGATACTGTTTACGGTGAAGAGGGTACCGATATCATCTTTGGTGGTTCAGGTAATGATACCTTAGTAGGCGGTTCGGGTAATGATGGCCTACATGGTGGCTCAGGTAACGATACGTTAGATGGCGGCTTAGGCAACGATATCCTTGTTGGTGGGTCAGGTGCAGATACATTTGTCTGGACTAAGACATCAGTTGAGAACGGCACTGATACCATCACTGATTTCAGCAAAGCTGAAGGTGATAAGATCGACTTGTCTGATTTGCTAGGTGAAGGTGAATCAGTAACTGATTTGCTGGCGGATGTCGGTGGAATTGTTAAAAACGGTGATGATTTAGAAATTCACTTGGATGCAGACCATGGAAACAATCAGACTATAGTGATTGATCATGGTGCAAGCACGCTGGGAGTTGATAATCAGAGCGATGGTGCTTTAGATTCCAGTATAGTGAATGGACTATTGGACGATTTGTTCATTCAAAATCCATAAAGTACAGTAATTGCAAAAGGGCTCTTCGGAGCCCTTTATTACACCCTCAAAACAGCGTTAACTGAATTACAGTTACTTCTTACGCTTAGTAAATATGGTCCACTCTTTGATTACATCCCGGTCATAACCAACCACTCTGGCAACAACGCGGCGGTTAACGGCGTGATCGATAGGGGAGTCGCCTTTGTTGGCCACCACATTTTCACCGAAGCCGACAATGCGAACACGATCAGGGGTAATTCCCGAAGTGATAAGTTGCTCCTGAACCTTTAACGCACGCTCTTCAGAAAGGTTCTGATTGTAAGCAGGTTCACCTACCACACTGGCATGGCCGTGCAGCTCAATAGAGGTTTCAGGATATTGATTGAGAAATTCAACCATGCTGCTGATTTCACCGATAAAAGCAGGGCTTATATTGGAAGAGTCATGCTCAAATAAAACTTTAAGTTCCCAGTTTTCCTCATCATCAAGATAGGTTTCACAACCGTCATTATCAATATCAGATGCTAATGGTGTATCAGGGCAGATATCTCTTGCATTAATTACACCATCTTTATCATCATCCATTAAATCCGCTATTTGATCTGCCACGGGAACCGCACGATAGGCATATTCATCTCCAGCTTTTACTACTAAGGAGAATAGACAGATAAAAAATGAAAGAATATAGAGTTTATACTTCATGCTTACCCCTTAATAATCCTGTTTATTATTCCAATCGGATGGAGTGTCCACCAGAAGAGACTCAAGTAAAATACCAGTTGAATTTAAAACACGGTATTTTGCATATTGTTCTTCGTAATGGGCATCCAGATAATCTTTTCTTGCCTCAAATAATTCGTTCTCCATATTTAATAGATCAAGAAGTGTTCTTTGGCCAATTAAATATTGTTTTTCATAACCATCCACGGTATCTGATGCCGTATCCACCTGATCAGCCAGAAACTCTTTTTGCTGAAGTGTCAGGTCAAGGGCACTCCACGCCAGTCTCAGGCTCTCTTCCACGTTCTTTGAGGCGGCATCCCTGAGATCTTTTGCTTTGTTTAGCATATAAGCAGTCTGTTCAGACTGAGCGTGATCGGAGCCGCCATTAAATAAGTTATATTTCATCCGTAACATAACAGTGAGCTCTTCTCTGCCACCTTCAATACCGTCAACATCATCGTACCAAGTTTGATTGGCCTCAAAAGAGAAGGTCGGATAGTAGGCGCCTTTAGACTGTTTATATTGAAAACGGGCAGCCTCTACATCGGCCTGAGCAATCTTGATGACAGGATGAGACTGATTTGCCTGATCGACTGCGTCCTGAAGGGTTGTCGGGATAGCTTCTTCGTCAGCCTGGGGAAATATCAGCCCCTGAGGTCCCTGGCTGACTATTCTGGTAAATTGGGTATGTGCATCATAGATGTTGTTCTGAGCGGCCAGAAGGTTGCCATGAGCACGTGCTAAGCGTGTTTCTATCTGAGACAAGTCAGCAGTTGAACCAACGCCGGATTCAGCCCGTTTGCGAATGTTTCGGAAGATACGCTTATGGGTAGCCAGATTACTCTCAGAGAGCGCCAGCACCTCGTGAGCCTTAACTGCGTCAAGATAGATCTTTGTCACCTCCAGAGCCTTATCTGAGGCGTCCGCATGGAGTTGCATCCGCATTGATTCAGCTTCTGCAGCGGTTCTGTCCATATCGTTCCATGTCGCACCCCCGTCCCAGATAAGCTGCCTCAAGATAAGTGACGCTTCTTTACGGGTAAGGTCTGTACCGTCTCCCGTTACGGGATCTATCCCTTCGTAACCGATACCTGCGTCAAGATCCAGAGTGGGAAGATAATCTCCGCGCGACTTGTTATGTAGCTCTACATAACTGGCGTAATCATTGTAGGACGCTCTGAGGTCGGGGTTAGTTGCCAATGTAATGGCAATAGCTTGTTCCAGTGTCTGTCCTTGTACAGAGCTGCTTAAGGCAATCAAACTGGCGAGCACACTGAGTTGATACCGTTTCAAAATTTGTCTCCTGAAATTGTCTGTCCCTATTTAAACTAAATAAGTTCCAAAAACTTCCGTATAAAATGTCTCAAGATTGGGAATTGGATTAAATAATTATTATTTGTGTAAAAGTCTAGGAGAGTTAATTTGATAGCGCAAAGCAAGGAGAAGGAATTAGTGTGTTTGTTTTACTTTTGATACAAATAATAATAACAGTATGTTTTTAAAGTAGTTGTTATCTTTGTTTAGCATTAGTAATTATACTCTAAATGTCATATTAGGCTCTTTAAGGTTCTGTTTTATATATTGCTTAAAACTTATCTTGTTGAAAAATATATAGATAGATTCAGATGTTAGTACTTTTGACAGTTTTGTAAATATGAGCGTAACTATTAATAGAAGTCAGTACTCTTTGTATAAGAATAATCTTATATAAACTCTGCTTTTATTAAGGGCTAAGGTTATGAACGTATTATTCGCAGGTGCAGCGGAAGGCACAAAATTTATCATTTTAGATGTTAATGGCC contains:
- a CDS encoding cadherin domain-containing protein; protein product: MTGKNDAAVVSEVTAERTEDADEFRVNLLENSSDADTSDVLSVSDVTPVGEPKGVTVDGGELIVDPNAYNYLAAGEKAVIKYTYNVLEKDDEGNLIATHPTTATITITGTNDAPTSTVDIIEINEDTTVALTLNDFGNYNDVENEALAEIQITDLPDAGKLEYKNAEGKWVAVTEGQVFSANDISEGRLQYTPASNASGDDHAQIGFKVGDGKDFSEDSYQLTVNVTPVADQAVLTTGNLGKIIEGSQGDAADNVMYDTGSDAKTYYGNEGVDTVVFKGDFKDAEIEKHWEGKHFSVDTTEGGHDYVSTDIERLQFDDGVYVRNDAGEWVKEVTAGDEDTAISLNINVGLADTDGSESISSILIKDVPKGAKLSAGTDNEDGTWTLTPAQLKGLTITPPEHSDKNFDLQVVVTTQEGNDAANTAVVSKTLSIEVNALADEAELTVKDASGDEDTAIALDITTALTDKDGSETLSVTIKGVPAGAVLSAGTDNKDGTWTLTSHELKDLTITPPHNSGEDFVLTVEVTTTETNGGDKAVVSETLNVSVNPVADAPVVTTGASDTTITAGNHGDIGNVVANDVMYDTGKDATTYYGYKGNDTVVFKGDFKDADIELHKQGNHYSVDTKEGGHDYVSTDIERLQFDDGVYVRNGAGEWVKEVTTGDEDSAISLNITAGLTDTDNSESISSIVIKGVPQGALLSAGTDNKDGTWTLTSDDLKDLTITPPHDSDKDFDLTVEVTTQETDGGDTAVVSKTLSIEVSPVADPVNFEIVPNEGWSQTIDFDNIKFSGGWTSRGNANAANTGQTDVTWGTNNSDNEFEVGLEKTYKGGSSTNTVMELEGGANDKTFTADFKAEPNEVIEVKFDISARSLPSNNDTQSDANLKLVYIDKDGVQQEKLLYVFDPSDTSWSTKNVVFAIPEDAKDGSYKLVFESADLDTSSTVGALIDDVTVSSLANTGYEGTPIKVNEIKASLQDTDTSEDLVVKLTGLPKGAVISDGTKSVTADGTNPADISELDLSKLTINVADSGNYTVGVIAHSVESDNTKGPESTGSFKLDVLDANDAPEFASDAMQFSYNENTAAGVELAKVEATDKDDLNDVTYTITGGNSNKWFQIDSKTGAISLTVAGANAAANDFEDAQGIDSHSLIITATDSKGGVAQQKVTLNESNVDESGSFNAQTVTYAENQVENAVVGSVSGSDLDGVSNYQFKGANGSLSNTSPDGFYTIDANGDIRITAAGVSADVNDFEKGGNSGDYQVVMTDGYGSKVEATVTLKESNVDESGSFNAQTVTYAENQVENAVVGSVSGSDLDGVSNYQFKGANGSLSNTSADGFYTIDANGDIRITAAGVSADVNDFEKGGNSGDYQVVMTDGYGSKVEATVTLKESNVDESGSFNAQTVTYAENQVENAVVGSVSGNDLDGVSNYQFKGANGSLSNTSPDGFYTIDANGDIRITAAGVSADVNDFEKGGNSGDYQVVMTDGYGSKVEATVTLKESNVDESGSFNAQTVTYAENQVENAVVGSVSGNDLDGVSNYQFKGANGSLSNTSPDGFYTIDANGDIRITAAGVSADVNDFEKGGNSGDYQVVMTDGYGSKVEATVTLKESNVDESGSFNAQTVTYAENQVENAVVGSVSGNDLDGVSNYQFKGANGSLSNTSPDGFYTIDANGDIRITAAGVSADVNDFEKGGNSGDYQVVMTDGYGSKVEATVTLKESNVNEKPTIDLNGSETKVTFLDENGAFVSAVGYYTLDKDGNPTDPVLLSEGLNRDVTAKGTVLAEGIDVPIEELHFFIIADADHSVTGNLSFSGTTLVDNNGVAISKPVYFDQPELNSDKKDHFKIVKSNGGSTLEVNIEDLPNLGDADFADVLLRIESEPASAIDYTNHFKEGNSDGVSIVDTDVSIKDVDGDALQSVQVKLDNPQNGDKFTIVVDDDFPAGVVIKLGTGEDAPIAVSNTIDANQTIVITNVDGGELLSHEVYEQALKAIRFQSDSQNPDESPRSIDITVIDEHGGKATATSTITVEAVNDAPETQSSPLNVNEEALDTPLNISAPTDAENDNLTITVTNLPSMGTIKLNGEPVAVNQVLSKAELTQLVYDAPDEVATNSSAGAFSYSVYDGDKTVFDSVDVTVNAVNDNPTNSDFDVKLNSGNSAQFSFDKGQSDQNNISDVEDDNSGAMTSVVIESVGKYGSLYHVVDGKTVELVEDDVVTGIKDVQFVLNSSLDEINEDLSFNSLSDFSSLENGETDSGVVITAGTSTSAVPFGELESKELVLDNGKTGLGVKGGKSTEIDVLDKEVISIDYSNADAAVKSAELTFGSVAAHYSQDYISSNGTWWTSSDDVRTDAQINVLVSQSDGSSKLYTFSDTNENGNDIATVIHYDSNGIQTAITTENVGDVYDGGKQFKANITADDGLTIDEFRIFTTQHINNGADINSDPTINSNITFDSIKVTNAEVVDEVQYRAVDSNGLESVEVATVKVSGQTNPVSGGDSTDSDSDASNHVDTITVNGKGLHVHHSATANENGHVFLADDPNYGVDKAKGNKFEDGDNHIDVGAGGDYVESGTGNDTIYLGESSGGTSVDHGKAETYLADFAQNGSISNSGLKGHSDAVDYADAGSGNDTVYGEEGTDIIFGGSGNDTLVGGSGNDGLHGGSGNDTLDGGLGNDILVGGSGADTFVWTKTSVENGTDTITDFSKAEGDKIDLSDLLGEGESVTDLLADVGGIVKNGDDLEIHLDADHGNNQTIVIDHGASTLGVDNQSDGALDSSIVNGLLDDLFIQNP
- a CDS encoding OmpA family protein, with the translated sequence MKYKLYILSFFICLFSLVVKAGDEYAYRAVPVADQIADLMDDDKDGVINARDICPDTPLASDIDNDGCETYLDDEENWELKVLFEHDSSNISPAFIGEISSMVEFLNQYPETSIELHGHASVVGEPAYNQNLSEERALKVQEQLITSGITPDRVRIVGFGENVVANKGDSPIDHAVNRRVVARVVGYDRDVIKEWTIFTKRKK
- a CDS encoding TolC family outer membrane protein; its protein translation is MKRYQLSVLASLIALSSSVQGQTLEQAIAITLATNPDLRASYNDYASYVELHNKSRGDYLPTLDLDAGIGYEGIDPVTGDGTDLTRKEASLILRQLIWDGGATWNDMDRTAAEAESMRMQLHADASDKALEVTKIYLDAVKAHEVLALSESNLATHKRIFRNIRKRAESGVGSTADLSQIETRLARAHGNLLAAQNNIYDAHTQFTRIVSQGPQGLIFPQADEEAIPTTLQDAVDQANQSHPVIKIAQADVEAARFQYKQSKGAYYPTFSFEANQTWYDDVDGIEGGREELTVMLRMKYNLFNGGSDHAQSEQTAYMLNKAKDLRDAASKNVEESLRLAWSALDLTLQQKEFLADQVDTASDTVDGYEKQYLIGQRTLLDLLNMENELFEARKDYLDAHYEEQYAKYRVLNSTGILLESLLVDTPSDWNNKQDY